From one bacterium Scap17 genomic stretch:
- a CDS encoding GFA family protein — translation MQLVGSCHCKAVTFQLESPHPYPYQRCYCSICRKTAGGGGYAINLAGDADTLKVEGRDNLSIYHAVTDGVESPAERHFCKRCGSALWLYDARWPELIHPQAGAIDTPLPVPPEHVHIMLDSKANWVEVAHEARDAHHAEYPEESIAAWHARIAERDTD, via the coding sequence ATGCAGCTTGTAGGTTCCTGCCACTGCAAGGCCGTCACATTCCAGCTCGAATCGCCGCACCCCTATCCGTATCAGCGCTGTTATTGCTCGATCTGTCGCAAGACGGCGGGCGGCGGTGGCTACGCGATCAACCTGGCGGGCGATGCCGACACCCTGAAGGTGGAAGGTCGGGACAATCTCTCCATCTATCACGCGGTGACCGACGGGGTAGAAAGTCCGGCGGAGCGCCACTTCTGCAAGCGCTGCGGCAGTGCGCTGTGGCTCTACGATGCCCGCTGGCCGGAGCTGATCCACCCTCAGGCGGGGGCGATCGACACCCCGCTGCCCGTACCGCCGGAGCATGTTCACATCATGCTCGACAGCAAGGCCAACTGGGTGGAAGTCGCGCACGAAGCGCGTGATGCTCATCATGCCGAGTATCCCGAAGAAAGCATTGCCGCCTGGCATGCGCGGATTGCCGAGCGCGACACCGACTGA
- a CDS encoding iron ABC transporter permease gives MTDLTSGLALRRPALTQRLYPGLALAALAGLGISLTTGVISLPLNEVLSALTAPWADDANHALAHAVLWELRLPRALMALLIGAALAVAGAAMQGLFGNPLADPGIVGVSSGASLGAVMIIVLRIDTLGAWTLPVGAFCSGFVTTWLIYLLARPASNGGDNSRLLLIGIAINAVAGALTGYLTYLASVEQLESLMFWSMGSLARVSWLPVMTIAPLTLLGLLLLRRQAVPLDLLALGERQARHAGVDVKRLRLKLITLTALLTAAAVAFAGTIGFIGLVVPHLMRTLIGPGHRHLLPLSALGGGILLMLADLGARSLDPPNEIPIGILTATLGGPFFLWLVARRRGPEAN, from the coding sequence ATGACGGATCTCACCTCAGGACTGGCCTTGCGGCGACCTGCTCTCACCCAACGCCTCTATCCGGGCCTGGCACTCGCGGCACTGGCGGGGCTGGGCATCAGCCTCACGACAGGCGTGATATCCCTGCCGCTCAATGAGGTGCTGTCTGCACTGACCGCCCCCTGGGCTGACGACGCCAACCACGCGCTTGCTCACGCCGTGCTGTGGGAGCTTCGTCTGCCGCGCGCCCTGATGGCCTTGCTGATCGGTGCCGCTCTGGCCGTGGCCGGCGCCGCCATGCAGGGACTCTTCGGCAACCCACTGGCGGACCCGGGCATCGTCGGCGTCAGCAGCGGCGCCTCTCTCGGGGCCGTGATGATCATCGTGTTGCGCATCGATACGCTGGGCGCCTGGACGCTACCCGTCGGTGCCTTCTGCAGTGGCTTCGTCACCACCTGGTTGATCTACCTGCTGGCCAGGCCCGCCAGCAACGGCGGTGACAATTCGCGCTTGCTGTTGATCGGGATCGCCATCAATGCCGTTGCCGGCGCATTGACCGGCTACCTCACCTATCTGGCCAGTGTCGAGCAGCTGGAAAGCCTGATGTTCTGGTCAATGGGATCATTGGCGCGTGTCTCCTGGCTGCCGGTCATGACCATCGCACCACTCACGCTGCTGGGTCTGCTGCTGTTGCGGCGTCAGGCCGTGCCACTGGACCTGCTCGCCCTCGGCGAACGCCAGGCCCGCCATGCCGGTGTCGATGTCAAACGTCTGCGACTCAAGCTCATTACCCTGACCGCGTTGCTGACAGCCGCCGCCGTCGCCTTCGCCGGCACCATCGGCTTCATCGGGCTGGTCGTTCCTCACCTCATGCGCACCCTGATTGGCCCCGGCCACCGCCATCTCTTGCCTTTGAGCGCTCTGGGCGGCGGAATTCTCTTGATGCTGGCCGACCTGGGGGCCCGCAGCCTGGACCCGCCCAACGAGATTCCCATCGGAATCCTGACCGCCACACTCGGTGGCCCCTTCTTCCTGTGGCTGGTCGCCAGACGACGCGGACCGGAGGCGAACTGA
- a CDS encoding LysR family transcriptional regulator gives MPDPGNRPSHQPGHHLGQNSTTGAPRQRITVRTLVPARKTSSPAPLESASPLDGLPSLRGLVAFDVTVRLGSMTAAASELDTTQPTISQRIRALEEHLGHPLFDRQGGRLILNHYGETFHAELAGGLGKVCSAVTEARRKVHKPTPRITIAAGAGFAHVWLRPRLERLEQDFPDCHFTLLPIDRDEDPQMQQADIAIRFGPPLTGDHRDTLVVAERAFPVCSPDYARRHGLEKGLDAEALSRITLLHLDMRDTRWLDWATWCRHAGLPVPRLDKAFPYNNFPLTLNAAVNHQGVALGWSHVIQDLLDNGSLIALTPHISRDRHGYRMSVRHPNSAVIQPITRWLTREFSGLEIPGPSRQP, from the coding sequence ATGCCTGATCCAGGCAATCGCCCGAGCCATCAGCCAGGCCATCATCTAGGCCAAAACAGTACGACAGGAGCGCCGCGACAGCGCATCACAGTGAGGACTCTCGTGCCGGCCCGAAAGACAAGCTCCCCAGCGCCGCTGGAAAGCGCAAGCCCTCTGGATGGCCTGCCCTCCCTGCGCGGGCTGGTCGCCTTTGACGTGACGGTGCGTCTGGGGTCGATGACGGCCGCCGCCAGTGAGCTGGATACCACCCAGCCCACCATCTCCCAGCGCATCCGCGCGCTGGAGGAGCACCTGGGCCATCCGCTGTTCGATCGCCAGGGCGGCCGACTGATCCTCAACCACTACGGCGAGACCTTCCATGCCGAACTGGCAGGCGGGCTTGGCAAGGTATGCAGTGCCGTCACGGAAGCACGTCGCAAGGTGCACAAGCCGACGCCGCGCATCACCATCGCCGCGGGCGCCGGTTTCGCGCATGTCTGGCTGCGCCCGCGTCTGGAGCGGCTGGAACAGGACTTCCCCGACTGTCACTTCACGCTGCTGCCGATCGATCGCGATGAAGACCCGCAGATGCAGCAGGCCGACATCGCGATCCGCTTCGGCCCGCCGCTGACGGGCGATCATCGCGATACGCTGGTGGTCGCGGAGCGTGCCTTCCCGGTCTGCTCCCCGGACTACGCCCGGCGTCATGGGCTCGAGAAGGGGCTGGACGCCGAGGCGCTGTCGCGCATCACCCTGCTGCATCTGGACATGCGCGATACCCGCTGGCTGGACTGGGCCACCTGGTGTCGCCACGCGGGGCTGCCGGTGCCGCGCCTCGACAAGGCTTTCCCCTACAACAACTTTCCGCTGACGCTCAATGCCGCCGTCAATCATCAGGGCGTCGCGCTGGGCTGGAGCCACGTCATCCAGGACCTGCTCGACAACGGCTCGCTGATCGCCCTGACGCCGCATATCTCGCGGGACCGCCACGGCTATCGCATGAGTGTCCGCCACCCCAACAGTGCCGTGATCCAACCCATCACCCGCTGGCTGACACGCGAATTTTCCGGCCTCGAGATTCCGGGGCCCTCAAGGCAGCCGTGA
- a CDS encoding HD domain-containing protein, with product MDQVSFTQMKDGTAEDYALLERLEDQFNEGLVERLKLALRKLDDGLSGYKVSRLEHSLQSAARAEADGADDDLVVATLLHDLGDELAPYNHSQLAAAIIRPYVRAEVTWIIHHHGLFQKFYYGHFYGEDRNEREIYKDHPWYQKCVDFCERYDQAAFDPDYPTPPLEHFEPALRRVFARKPFDPDVIGEEPAGGFDSRV from the coding sequence ATGGATCAGGTTTCATTCACCCAGATGAAGGATGGCACCGCCGAAGACTATGCGTTGCTCGAGCGTCTTGAAGATCAGTTCAATGAAGGGCTGGTGGAGCGTCTCAAGCTTGCCCTGCGCAAGCTCGATGATGGCCTGAGTGGCTACAAGGTCAGCCGTCTGGAGCATTCCCTGCAGTCAGCGGCACGCGCCGAGGCCGATGGCGCCGATGACGACCTGGTCGTTGCCACCCTGCTGCATGACCTCGGCGATGAGCTGGCACCTTACAATCACTCGCAGCTGGCCGCTGCCATCATTCGCCCGTACGTGCGTGCCGAAGTGACCTGGATCATCCATCACCACGGCCTGTTCCAGAAGTTCTACTACGGCCACTTCTACGGCGAGGACCGCAACGAGCGAGAGATCTACAAGGACCACCCCTGGTATCAGAAGTGCGTGGATTTCTGCGAGCGTTATGATCAGGCCGCCTTCGATCCCGACTACCCGACCCCGCCGCTGGAGCACTTCGAACCGGCACTGCGTCGCGTCTTCGCGCGCAAGCCCTTCGATCCGGACGTGATCGGCGAAGAGCCAGCCGGCGGTTTCGACAGCCGCGTCTGA
- a CDS encoding DUF971 domain-containing protein, producing MPLTNALSDALPLTLSESPLSLNLITAEGLEPVSPLWLRERTQDPEQLDEVTTQRLFDSHAIDVNLELTAARPVDETHVEFTFSDGHCEVYDLTMLAHELQGITPFPKPESWDASIDQQAQRVDWEKMGNNEDFQKALKAYLRFGYLIVQNVPTDPERILEVAGHFGYVKDTNFGSYFEVYSRPTGNDLAYRSVALGPHTDNPYRDPVPGIQMLHCLVNETTGGLSTLVDSLNALKQLKAEMPEGYELLRTTPVGFRFLDAGTELTTRRCVIRENSDGEPIGVNYSPRLDHLPHMSLENTRRYHQARQRLGQLFQDPTNEIRFQLESGELMMFDNTRVLHGRTAFDTNEGHRHLQGCYMDSDGPRERFATTLMRQRQQQAQQENREEMA from the coding sequence ATGCCCCTGACCAATGCCCTGTCCGACGCGCTGCCGCTGACCCTGAGCGAGTCGCCGCTGTCACTGAATCTGATCACCGCCGAAGGCCTGGAGCCGGTTAGCCCGCTGTGGCTGCGCGAGCGCACCCAGGACCCGGAGCAGCTCGATGAGGTGACCACTCAGCGCCTGTTCGATTCGCATGCCATCGACGTCAACCTCGAGCTGACCGCGGCGCGCCCAGTCGACGAGACGCACGTGGAATTCACCTTCAGTGACGGGCATTGCGAGGTGTATGACCTCACCATGCTGGCGCATGAACTACAGGGCATCACGCCGTTCCCCAAGCCCGAGAGCTGGGATGCGAGCATCGATCAGCAGGCGCAGCGCGTCGACTGGGAGAAGATGGGCAACAATGAGGACTTCCAGAAGGCATTGAAGGCCTATCTGCGCTTTGGCTACCTCATCGTGCAGAACGTGCCGACCGATCCGGAGCGCATTCTGGAAGTGGCCGGTCACTTCGGCTACGTCAAGGACACCAATTTCGGCAGCTACTTCGAGGTGTACTCGCGTCCGACGGGCAATGACCTGGCCTACCGCAGCGTGGCGCTCGGGCCGCACACCGACAACCCGTATCGTGATCCGGTGCCGGGCATCCAGATGCTGCACTGCCTGGTCAACGAGACCACCGGTGGCCTGTCCACGCTGGTCGACAGCCTTAATGCGCTCAAGCAGCTCAAGGCCGAGATGCCGGAAGGTTATGAACTGCTGCGCACCACGCCGGTCGGCTTCCGCTTCCTGGACGCCGGCACCGAGCTGACTACGCGTCGCTGCGTGATTCGCGAGAATTCCGATGGTGAGCCCATCGGCGTCAACTACAGCCCGCGTCTTGATCATCTGCCGCACATGTCGCTGGAGAACACTCGCCGCTACCATCAGGCCCGCCAGCGTCTGGGGCAGCTGTTCCAGGACCCAACCAACGAGATTCGCTTCCAGCTCGAATCCGGAGAGCTGATGATGTTCGACAACACCCGCGTGCTGCATGGCCGTACCGCGTTCGACACCAATGAGGGGCACCGCCACCTGCAGGGCTGCTACATGGACAGCGACGGCCCGCGTGAGCGCTTCGCCACCACCCTGATGCGTCAGCGTCAGCAGCAGGCACAACAAGAAAACCGTGAGGAAATGGCGTAA
- a CDS encoding type II toxin-antitoxin system RelE/ParE family toxin, with protein sequence MSQVIFAPAAIRDLERLREFLRPKNSTAAERAAKAIIQGVQALGELPHIGRPIEDMPEEFRDWLIDFGDSGYVARYRIDGDTVVVLAIRHQKETGF encoded by the coding sequence ATGTCACAAGTGATCTTCGCCCCGGCAGCGATCAGGGACCTAGAGCGGCTGCGCGAGTTTCTGCGGCCCAAGAACTCCACAGCGGCGGAGCGGGCCGCTAAAGCCATTATCCAAGGCGTCCAGGCGCTCGGAGAACTGCCGCATATTGGCCGCCCCATTGAGGATATGCCTGAGGAGTTCCGGGACTGGCTGATAGACTTTGGTGATAGCGGCTACGTCGCACGATACCGCATTGATGGTGACACCGTTGTGGTGTTGGCCATCCGTCACCAGAAAGAAACCGGCTTCTAA
- a CDS encoding heme ABC transporter ATP-binding protein has protein sequence MLNLHEVSLTLNGTQLLEDITLACPAGSLTALIGPNGAGKSTLLGLMAGDRLPSQGELRLQGRSIAEYSIRDLAARRAVMPQDNVLRFAYRVDEVVAMGRALRDLPPNEDDACIAKAMADVEIQHLASRDAMTLSGGEQARTTFARVRVQEASLLLLDEPTAALDLRHQERLLQLAVQWASRGHCVVAVMHDLNLAAAHADRLVLLDQGRLVAQGTPWQVLEQQRLSRVYRQPVCVMSHPHRHCPVVVTTHYAHAPHDALEPHEPLGLHDFPNPQASPEKASS, from the coding sequence ATGTTGAATCTGCATGAGGTATCACTGACGCTCAATGGCACCCAGCTGTTGGAAGACATCACGCTAGCCTGCCCAGCCGGCAGCCTGACGGCTCTGATCGGCCCCAATGGCGCAGGCAAATCGACCCTGCTGGGGCTGATGGCCGGTGATCGTCTCCCAAGCCAGGGCGAACTGAGACTGCAAGGCCGCTCCATCGCGGAGTACAGCATTCGCGACCTTGCCGCCAGGCGCGCCGTGATGCCACAGGACAACGTGCTGCGCTTCGCCTATCGAGTCGATGAAGTCGTCGCCATGGGACGCGCCCTGCGCGACCTCCCGCCGAACGAGGATGACGCCTGTATCGCGAAGGCCATGGCCGATGTGGAAATCCAGCATCTGGCCAGTCGCGATGCCATGACCCTGTCCGGCGGCGAACAGGCACGCACCACTTTTGCCCGAGTGCGTGTCCAGGAGGCGTCACTGCTGTTGCTCGATGAGCCGACCGCGGCGCTTGATCTTCGCCATCAGGAGCGCCTCCTGCAATTGGCCGTCCAGTGGGCTTCACGCGGTCACTGCGTGGTCGCCGTGATGCATGACCTGAATCTCGCAGCGGCTCATGCCGACCGACTGGTCCTGCTCGATCAAGGCCGACTGGTCGCGCAGGGCACACCCTGGCAGGTACTGGAACAACAGCGTCTGTCCCGCGTCTACCGCCAGCCCGTCTGCGTGATGTCACACCCTCACCGTCATTGCCCGGTGGTCGTCACCACCCACTACGCTCACGCCCCGCATGACGCTCTTGAACCCCATGAGCCTCTTGGGTTGCATGACTTTCCCAACCCCCAGGCATCTCCTGAAAAGGCCTCCTCATGA
- a CDS encoding ribbon-helix-helix protein, CopG family, with amino-acid sequence MATPTSIKLDDDLKGRIQHLSDIRRRSAHWLMREAIEQYVEREERRESFRRDTIKAWEDYQATGLHATAGEVEKWLASWGTDDEVLVPTCHK; translated from the coding sequence ATGGCAACACCAACATCCATCAAGCTCGATGACGATCTGAAAGGGCGGATCCAGCATCTGTCCGATATTCGTAGGCGCTCAGCGCACTGGCTCATGCGTGAAGCAATCGAACAGTACGTGGAGCGCGAGGAAAGGCGAGAAAGCTTCAGAAGGGACACGATCAAGGCTTGGGAGGATTACCAGGCTACCGGCTTGCACGCGACCGCTGGCGAAGTAGAGAAGTGGCTGGCCAGCTGGGGAACGGATGACGAGGTACTGGTTCCGACATGTCACAAGTGA
- a CDS encoding gamma-glutamylcyclotransferase — protein MEHLFIYGPLGPGGLNEHVITNIDGEWRSAYLRGRLENTDHGDEHNFPGLVIDHSGQVIRGQVFSSAQLPEHWDALDDFEAPIYQRTITTVILDDNRELEAYVYALPQ, from the coding sequence ATGGAACATCTCTTCATCTACGGTCCACTGGGCCCCGGCGGCCTCAATGAGCATGTCATCACCAATATCGATGGCGAATGGCGCTCGGCCTATCTACGCGGCCGACTGGAAAACACCGATCACGGCGATGAGCACAACTTCCCGGGGCTGGTCATCGACCACTCGGGCCAGGTGATACGCGGCCAGGTGTTCTCCTCGGCGCAATTGCCGGAGCATTGGGATGCTCTCGATGACTTCGAGGCCCCCATCTATCAGCGCACCATCACGACCGTCATTCTTGATGACAATCGTGAACTCGAGGCCTATGTCTACGCCCTGCCGCAGTAA
- a CDS encoding methyltransferase: MTDTLNRANVMHTLEREHALARHQAETRRQEREARAASGDSGAAVRRSRKDFRDANHFQHAYLSIDPAQGALLYMLARAAKARHFVEFGSSFGISTLYLAAAAEDNDGQVVGSEYYANKREHALNNLRDAGLEHRVDIRLGNAMETLAEIGNSIDFLFLDGEKSLYLPVLALLKPRLAPGAFVVADNLDHFEGVPGDFRYEIQNTEGFTSRLIPFGKGMLSVSRYQD, encoded by the coding sequence ATGACCGACACCCTGAATCGCGCCAACGTGATGCACACCCTCGAACGAGAACACGCCCTGGCACGCCACCAGGCGGAGACACGCCGCCAGGAACGCGAGGCCCGTGCAGCCAGCGGTGACAGTGGCGCCGCGGTGCGCCGCTCCCGGAAAGACTTCCGCGACGCCAATCACTTTCAACATGCCTACCTGTCCATCGACCCGGCCCAGGGCGCATTGCTGTACATGCTGGCGCGCGCCGCCAAGGCGCGTCACTTCGTCGAGTTCGGCAGCTCCTTCGGTATCTCCACCCTCTATCTGGCCGCGGCTGCCGAAGACAATGACGGCCAGGTGGTCGGCAGCGAGTACTACGCCAACAAGCGAGAGCACGCTTTGAACAACCTGCGTGATGCCGGCCTTGAGCATCGCGTCGACATCCGCCTCGGGAATGCGATGGAAACCCTCGCGGAGATAGGCAACAGCATCGACTTCCTGTTTCTCGATGGCGAAAAGTCGCTCTACCTCCCTGTACTGGCCCTGCTGAAACCCCGCCTGGCACCCGGCGCCTTCGTGGTCGCCGACAATCTGGATCACTTCGAAGGCGTCCCGGGGGATTTCCGTTACGAGATACAGAACACCGAGGGCTTCACATCACGCCTGATCCCCTTCGGCAAAGGCATGCTCAGCGTTTCACGCTATCAGGATTGA
- a CDS encoding PadR family transcriptional regulator, which translates to MTARRALFSSPKGVSMLPPVDSDHGSTQPPSDVPNALPLGMPATRKLSAHDLGLVAIALLDAEKSFGSQLGDRIEALSNGFYRPSPGMLYPVLGRLAEQGLITQQREGRRKYYSLTPEGSRYLATQRTSAQRVISRLDSAGRKLNALFADLRHNLADDAQAMPLAQELLTARMDMKAALHESRGASPEAQRRILRLLQETTERIRQESRQ; encoded by the coding sequence ATGACAGCGCGCCGCGCACTCTTTTCTTCACCCAAAGGCGTCTCGATGCTCCCTCCGGTTGACTCTGATCACGGCTCTACTCAGCCACCCTCTGACGTACCCAATGCCTTGCCACTGGGAATGCCGGCGACACGCAAGCTGTCTGCCCATGACCTGGGCCTGGTGGCCATCGCCCTGCTCGACGCGGAGAAAAGCTTCGGCAGTCAGCTAGGGGATCGCATCGAGGCGCTCTCCAATGGCTTCTATCGCCCGAGCCCCGGCATGCTCTATCCGGTGCTCGGGCGTCTCGCCGAGCAGGGGCTGATCACGCAACAACGTGAAGGCCGCCGCAAGTACTACAGTCTGACCCCGGAAGGCAGCCGCTATCTGGCGACACAACGCACCAGTGCGCAACGCGTCATATCCCGACTGGACTCGGCAGGCCGCAAGCTCAACGCCCTTTTCGCTGACTTGCGTCACAACCTCGCGGACGACGCGCAGGCCATGCCGCTGGCACAGGAGCTGCTGACTGCGCGGATGGACATGAAGGCAGCCTTGCATGAAAGCCGCGGCGCCTCACCTGAAGCACAGCGACGTATCTTGAGACTGTTGCAGGAAACTACCGAGCGGATTCGTCAGGAAAGTCGCCAATAG
- a CDS encoding ABC transporter substrate-binding protein, whose protein sequence is MAVSVGNASRSETEGSPFQSHTARPSNTNDIDYHSNYRKIFNYLRRHSGDTATMRIILNTAPVHRWCLALTLASALAIPHLSHAASRIAVLDPGHAEIIVALGEEERLVLVPQDPTLAEGLQGAERFHRQPSIEGLLAHDPDLLVGGNPQRDANIMEQAERLSIPHVMLDRTLPAVERVNRLAALIEQPERGQALITRIQAGYASAEALSETGAAPRLLHISSAGAGTSGTVTGAGAATSADALIRRAGAINVGAEAGLDRYQTLSAEGVMAMAPDAVLVSELELAALGGKQGVWTKVPGLAHTPAAREQRLIVLDHAAIKFDGASSGLATHSLAEALYAP, encoded by the coding sequence ATGGCAGTGAGCGTCGGCAATGCGAGCCGCAGTGAAACTGAGGGCTCGCCATTTCAGTCACATACCGCTAGACCATCAAACACTAATGATATAGATTATCATTCAAATTATCGTAAGATATTTAACTATCTGCGTCGCCACTCGGGGGATACCGCCACCATGCGCATTATCTTGAATACGGCACCAGTTCATCGATGGTGCCTGGCATTGACTCTGGCATCGGCACTGGCCATTCCTCACCTCTCTCACGCGGCTTCCCGCATTGCCGTGTTGGACCCCGGCCATGCAGAGATCATCGTCGCGCTCGGCGAAGAGGAAAGACTCGTTCTGGTACCGCAGGACCCCACTCTCGCCGAGGGGTTGCAGGGAGCGGAGCGCTTCCATCGTCAGCCTTCCATCGAGGGGCTGCTCGCCCATGACCCCGACCTGCTGGTTGGCGGCAATCCCCAACGGGACGCCAATATCATGGAGCAGGCAGAACGACTGAGCATCCCCCACGTGATGCTGGATCGCACCCTGCCCGCCGTCGAACGAGTGAATAGGCTCGCAGCGCTGATCGAGCAACCAGAGCGTGGCCAGGCCTTGATAACGCGTATACAAGCCGGCTATGCCAGCGCCGAGGCCTTGAGCGAGACAGGTGCCGCACCGCGCCTGCTGCATATCTCCAGCGCCGGAGCCGGTACAAGTGGCACCGTCACGGGAGCAGGCGCCGCCACCTCTGCCGATGCCCTGATCCGACGTGCTGGCGCCATCAATGTCGGTGCCGAGGCCGGACTTGACCGCTATCAGACCCTCAGTGCCGAAGGGGTGATGGCCATGGCACCCGACGCCGTACTGGTATCGGAGCTCGAGCTAGCGGCGCTCGGTGGCAAGCAAGGCGTCTGGACCAAGGTCCCGGGGCTTGCGCACACACCGGCGGCCCGTGAGCAGCGCCTGATCGTGTTGGATCACGCCGCCATCAAGTTCGATGGGGCCAGCAGCGGCCTTGCCACCCATTCTCTCGCCGAGGCGCTGTACGCCCCATGA
- a CDS encoding TonB-dependent receptor, translated as MNQPHTLTVSSRRLAASCASLCCLAGSVQAQETLESLETMTVTSASASGYAVDPMNAPASITVVTRDQLEGKSYRDISEALQDVPGVYVDDGPSSKGGTGEISIRGLDAKYTLILVDGIPQGSQQAYYNGYGSGAEFGWLPPISAIERIEVIRGPMSTLYGSDALGGVINVITRPTARDWSGSLNLDTLIQEDSDSGNRQKAQFRVSGPLIENRLAATITGSTLQRDEDHREGGYSDYERHDLNAKLDWTPDSDNRLSLEVGRGTQDTLADAERTGSDHDLETERQHQTLRHTHEWGNGLTTRSYLQRETLEQDDSSYHSTYERVTANSATVMSFGAHLLTLGAQYREQSTENPGRGFGEENLERWDMALFAEDEWFLTERFALTTGVRWVDDENYGDEIVPRLYGVYTATPQLTFKGGVSAGYRTPDLKEGDSNWIEGGGGPGCPDCRNVGNSDLEPEKSTTYELAALWQGDDGLSAGATLYHTDYRDKIESPVICDTREGDASCLYQGDDYTAIYQYINVDKATVNGVELNLGMPLGESVDLRATYSFTDSEQRSGDNQGLPLNDQPRHRATLGLDWQASPRTRVWSQARYKGEAEQVAARNGLSDAYQSYTLVDVGVRHQLNSTVTLYGGIYNLFDKTIDQDTYGTVLDGRRFNTGLQVQF; from the coding sequence ATGAACCAGCCCCATACGCTCACCGTCAGCTCTCGTCGGCTTGCCGCCAGTTGCGCCTCACTGTGCTGTCTCGCTGGCAGCGTTCAGGCACAGGAGACCCTCGAATCGCTCGAGACCATGACTGTTACCTCGGCTTCCGCGTCCGGCTACGCCGTGGACCCCATGAATGCTCCCGCCAGCATTACGGTCGTCACTCGCGATCAGCTGGAGGGCAAGTCATACCGAGACATCAGCGAAGCGCTCCAGGATGTGCCTGGCGTCTACGTGGACGATGGTCCTTCCAGCAAGGGAGGCACAGGTGAGATCTCGATTCGCGGTCTGGATGCCAAGTACACCCTCATCCTGGTCGATGGCATCCCCCAGGGCTCCCAGCAGGCGTATTACAACGGCTATGGCTCAGGTGCCGAGTTCGGCTGGCTGCCCCCCATCTCGGCCATCGAACGTATTGAGGTAATTCGCGGCCCGATGTCGACCCTGTACGGCTCTGATGCATTGGGCGGGGTCATCAATGTCATTACCCGCCCCACCGCCCGTGACTGGAGCGGCTCACTGAATCTCGACACTCTGATCCAGGAAGACTCCGATTCCGGCAACCGTCAGAAAGCCCAGTTCCGCGTCAGCGGGCCCCTGATCGAGAACCGACTAGCCGCGACGATCACCGGCTCCACCCTGCAGCGTGATGAAGACCATCGCGAAGGTGGCTACAGCGACTATGAGCGCCACGACCTGAATGCCAAGCTGGACTGGACCCCCGACTCCGATAACCGGCTTTCGCTGGAAGTCGGCCGAGGGACCCAGGACACCCTGGCCGATGCCGAACGCACGGGTAGCGATCACGATCTGGAAACCGAACGCCAACACCAGACCCTGCGGCATACCCACGAATGGGGAAATGGGCTGACCACTCGCAGCTATCTGCAACGTGAAACGCTTGAGCAGGATGACAGTAGCTATCACTCCACCTACGAACGCGTGACGGCCAACAGTGCCACCGTGATGTCCTTCGGCGCTCACCTACTGACACTAGGTGCCCAGTACCGGGAGCAGAGCACGGAAAACCCGGGGCGTGGCTTCGGCGAGGAGAATCTCGAGCGCTGGGACATGGCATTGTTCGCCGAGGATGAGTGGTTCCTGACCGAGCGTTTCGCCCTGACGACCGGTGTGCGCTGGGTCGATGACGAGAATTACGGTGACGAGATCGTGCCGCGACTGTACGGCGTCTATACCGCCACACCGCAGCTGACCTTCAAGGGTGGCGTGAGTGCGGGTTACCGAACCCCGGATCTGAAGGAAGGTGATTCCAACTGGATAGAGGGTGGCGGCGGGCCTGGTTGCCCAGACTGCCGCAATGTCGGCAACTCCGACCTTGAGCCCGAAAAGAGCACCACCTATGAACTCGCTGCCCTATGGCAAGGCGATGACGGGCTGAGTGCAGGCGCGACGCTCTACCACACCGATTATCGGGACAAGATCGAATCCCCCGTGATCTGCGATACGCGCGAGGGGGATGCCAGCTGCCTGTATCAGGGCGATGACTACACCGCGATCTACCAATACATCAATGTCGACAAGGCCACTGTCAATGGGGTCGAACTGAACCTGGGAATGCCGTTGGGTGAAAGTGTCGACCTGCGCGCCACCTATAGCTTCACTGACAGCGAACAGCGCAGCGGCGACAATCAGGGATTGCCGCTCAATGATCAGCCTCGTCACCGTGCGACCCTGGGGCTGGACTGGCAAGCCTCTCCCCGAACGCGAGTCTGGTCCCAGGCTCGCTACAAGGGAGAGGCAGAGCAGGTGGCCGCCAGAAACGGGCTGAGCGATGCCTACCAGAGCTATACCCTGGTGGATGTCGGTGTCCGTCATCAATTGAATTCGACCGTCACACTCTATGGTGGCATCTACAACCTGTTCGACAAGACCATCGATCAGGATACCTATGGCACGGTGTTGGATGGCCGGCGCTTCAATACCGGGCTACAGGTACAATTCTGA